From the genome of Rarobacter incanus, one region includes:
- a CDS encoding alpha-E domain-containing protein: MLSRIAESLFWIGRYVERADDTARILDVHVQLLSEDPWAEEDMACRSLLTIMDRPVPLDGTLVTKSDLLEILAHDRDNPSAIAGALIAARENARRAREIVSTELWECLNTTRNGVVGLIRNSTPHDYFSWVRERAAVVAGVQDSGTSHDETWLFMILGRSIERADMTARLITSQAHLGATGPGWTTMLRSCGAYEAFLRTYRGRASDERAAGFLVLDRLFPRSIVNALTRAEECLRALNPNEDRYGVTDEALRELGLARVALEYARPHELMSELPTAMERVQLACAAASDAIRKRYFPTEVAMEWVEEAL; this comes from the coding sequence ATGCTGAGCCGCATCGCCGAATCGCTGTTTTGGATCGGAAGGTACGTCGAACGCGCCGACGACACGGCGCGGATCTTGGACGTGCACGTCCAGCTGCTCTCCGAGGACCCGTGGGCAGAAGAAGACATGGCGTGCCGATCGTTGCTAACGATCATGGACCGGCCGGTGCCGCTCGACGGCACGCTCGTGACGAAGTCCGACCTGCTGGAAATCCTTGCCCACGACCGCGACAATCCATCCGCCATCGCCGGGGCGTTGATCGCGGCGCGAGAAAATGCCAGGCGCGCCCGGGAAATCGTTTCCACAGAACTGTGGGAATGCCTCAACACCACCCGCAACGGCGTCGTGGGCTTGATCCGCAATTCGACGCCGCACGACTACTTTTCCTGGGTGCGGGAACGCGCTGCGGTCGTTGCCGGCGTCCAGGATTCCGGCACAAGCCACGATGAAACCTGGTTGTTTATGATCCTGGGCCGCTCCATCGAACGAGCGGATATGACGGCACGTCTGATCACCTCCCAGGCTCACCTGGGTGCCACCGGCCCGGGGTGGACGACGATGCTGCGATCGTGCGGCGCCTACGAGGCGTTCCTGCGCACCTACCGCGGCCGCGCCAGCGACGAACGTGCCGCGGGATTCTTGGTGCTGGACCGGTTGTTTCCCAGGTCGATCGTGAATGCCCTGACGCGGGCGGAGGAATGCCTGCGCGCGCTCAACCCGAATGAAGACCGATACGGGGTGACGGACGAGGCCTTGCGTGAGCTCGGACTGGCGCGGGTCGCTTTGGAATACGCGCGCCCACACGAGCTGATGAGTGAGCTGCCGACGGCAATGGAGCGCGTCCAATTGGCGTGCGCCGCCGCGTCCGATGCCATCAGGAAGCGGTATTTCCCGACCGAAGTCGCGATGGAATGGGTGGAGGAGGCGCTGTGA
- a CDS encoding circularly permuted type 2 ATP-grasp protein, translating into MAAVFDRYEQGAPWDEMFSRDAKPHRASVPLHRILQALSPGEIQARADALARSYVNQGVTFDFAGEERPFPLDVVPRVIDAVEWQTIESGVAQRVRALEAFLDDVYGQQQCVRDGVVPLTLIQSCSEFHREAFGVIPANGVRAHVSGIDLIRDADGQFRVLEDNVRIPSGVSYVVSNRRAMAQSFPELFAQLRIRPVDGYPRHLLQALTKAAPAAASAEPTVVVLTPGVFNSAYFEHSLLARLMGVELVEGSDLFVASNRVWMRTTEGRRRVDVIYRRVDDEFLDPVHFRADSLLGVPGLLNVARQGNVTIANAVGNGVADDKLVYTYVPDLIRYYLAEEPIIPNVQTWRLQEPQSLSEVLDRLDELVVKPVDGSGGKGIVVGPAASRKELDELRAKLVDDPRGWIAQPVVQLSTAPTWVDGHLAPRHIDLRPFAVNDGDDVWVLPGGLTRVALPEGQLVVNSSQGGGSKDTWVLGTGRGRRPDKPAATGYSRVAESVPLTTNPHDSTVASLALNQQQQQQQQASDIASGGPTC; encoded by the coding sequence ATGGCAGCCGTCTTCGATCGTTACGAACAGGGTGCGCCCTGGGACGAAATGTTCTCCCGCGACGCGAAACCGCACCGCGCCAGCGTGCCGCTGCACCGGATTTTGCAGGCCCTATCGCCGGGCGAAATCCAGGCTCGCGCGGACGCGCTTGCCCGCAGCTACGTGAACCAGGGCGTGACTTTTGACTTTGCGGGCGAAGAGCGACCATTCCCCCTCGACGTTGTGCCTAGGGTCATTGACGCCGTCGAATGGCAGACGATCGAGTCGGGCGTCGCCCAGCGCGTGCGCGCGCTCGAGGCCTTTCTCGATGACGTCTACGGGCAGCAACAGTGCGTGCGCGACGGCGTCGTTCCGCTCACATTGATTCAATCCTGTTCGGAGTTTCACCGCGAAGCATTCGGTGTGATCCCCGCGAATGGGGTCAGGGCCCACGTTTCGGGAATCGATCTGATCCGAGATGCCGACGGACAGTTTCGGGTTCTCGAAGACAACGTGCGCATCCCGTCGGGCGTCTCTTACGTCGTTTCCAACCGGCGGGCGATGGCGCAGTCGTTCCCCGAACTCTTCGCGCAGCTGCGCATCCGGCCCGTCGATGGGTACCCGCGCCATCTCTTGCAGGCCCTGACCAAGGCGGCCCCTGCGGCCGCGAGCGCGGAACCGACGGTCGTGGTCCTCACCCCGGGCGTCTTCAACTCCGCCTACTTCGAACACTCCCTGCTGGCACGACTCATGGGCGTTGAACTGGTCGAAGGCTCGGACCTCTTCGTGGCCTCGAACCGCGTGTGGATGCGCACCACGGAGGGGCGCCGCCGTGTCGACGTCATCTATCGGCGCGTGGACGACGAATTTCTCGATCCGGTACATTTCCGTGCGGATTCACTGCTGGGCGTGCCGGGGCTCCTCAACGTTGCCCGCCAGGGCAACGTCACCATTGCGAACGCCGTAGGCAACGGGGTCGCCGACGACAAGCTCGTTTACACCTACGTCCCGGACCTGATCCGCTACTACCTGGCGGAGGAACCGATTATCCCGAACGTTCAGACATGGCGCCTCCAAGAACCGCAATCCTTGTCCGAGGTGCTGGACCGGTTGGATGAATTGGTCGTCAAGCCGGTCGACGGATCCGGAGGAAAGGGTATCGTCGTCGGCCCCGCCGCCTCACGAAAAGAACTCGATGAGTTGCGCGCAAAGCTGGTCGATGACCCCCGCGGATGGATTGCGCAACCGGTCGTCCAACTGTCGACGGCACCCACCTGGGTGGATGGGCACCTGGCCCCCCGCCACATCGATCTGCGCCCGTTCGCGGTCAACGACGGCGACGACGTGTGGGTGCTGCCCGGCGGCCTGACTCGCGTGGCGCTGCCGGAGGGGCAACTGGTCGTCAACTCGTCACAGGGCGGCGGGTCGAAGGACACCTGGGTGCTGGGAACGGGGCGGGGCCGGCGCCCCGATAAGCCCGCGGCAACGGGGTATTCGCGAGTTGCCGAAAGCGTGCCGCTGACCACCAACCCGCACGATTCGACGGTGGCCTCGTTGGCTCTCAACCAACAGCAGCAACAACAACAGCAAGCTAGCGACATCGCATCTGGGGGGCCGACATGCTGA
- the rpsT gene encoding 30S ribosomal protein S20, with amino-acid sequence MANIKSQIKRIKTNEKARLRNKAVKSELKTHVRKVREAVEAGDKEAATAALTAASRKLDKAVSKGVIHSNQAANRKSALAKAVNNA; translated from the coding sequence GTGGCGAACATTAAGTCCCAGATCAAGCGGATCAAGACCAACGAGAAGGCGCGCCTGCGCAACAAGGCGGTCAAGTCCGAACTCAAGACGCACGTCCGCAAGGTGCGCGAAGCTGTCGAGGCCGGCGACAAGGAAGCCGCCACGGCGGCTCTGACCGCTGCCTCGCGCAAGCTCGACAAGGCTGTGTCGAAGGGTGTTATTCACTCCAACCAGGCTGCGAACCGGAAGTCGGCTCTTGCCAAGGCAGTGAACAACGCCTGA
- the holA gene encoding DNA polymerase III subunit delta, producing MNAATPSATSWDKAVLAPVVLVSGAEGLLVDRAVAQLREQAVFANPELERTTVDAAAYQGGNLEVLTSPSLFGEPRFIVIDNVQACTDPLIPDVIAYLGSTEPDVYLVLVHRGGVRGKKLLDALKAAKVPRVVCDAIKKDADKAQFVASEFKRSKRRASSDAVDMLVQAVGSDLRELAAACAQLINDTEGMVDLTSVERYYGGRVEVSSFRVADAAVAGQPAAAIVALRHALATGSDPVPLVGALASKLRTLALVASHAGSPASAAKDLGLAPWQVERSRRDLRHWTPTGLAEAIVLTARADAEVKGMSRDPVFAVERAVLAVAARAGAQARRR from the coding sequence ATGAACGCAGCGACTCCGTCCGCGACCTCGTGGGACAAGGCCGTGCTAGCCCCCGTGGTGTTGGTCAGCGGTGCCGAGGGCCTCTTGGTCGATCGTGCGGTGGCGCAGTTGCGGGAGCAAGCCGTCTTCGCGAATCCGGAATTGGAGCGCACAACCGTCGATGCCGCCGCATACCAGGGCGGGAACCTGGAGGTCCTCACCAGCCCGTCGTTATTCGGCGAACCACGCTTCATCGTCATCGACAATGTGCAAGCCTGCACCGATCCCCTCATCCCGGACGTCATCGCCTACCTTGGCTCGACCGAACCCGACGTGTATCTGGTCCTGGTCCACCGTGGTGGCGTGCGTGGCAAGAAGCTACTGGACGCGCTCAAGGCCGCCAAGGTGCCGCGGGTCGTATGCGATGCGATTAAGAAGGACGCGGACAAGGCACAATTCGTTGCCAGTGAATTCAAGCGCAGCAAGCGTCGGGCCTCGAGCGATGCCGTCGACATGTTGGTGCAGGCGGTGGGATCCGACCTGCGCGAGCTCGCAGCCGCGTGCGCCCAGCTCATCAACGACACCGAGGGCATGGTTGATCTCACGAGCGTCGAACGATACTACGGCGGTCGGGTGGAGGTCAGCTCGTTCCGCGTGGCGGATGCGGCCGTCGCCGGGCAACCCGCGGCCGCGATTGTCGCGCTGCGGCACGCATTGGCTACCGGATCCGACCCCGTCCCGTTGGTTGGAGCGCTGGCATCGAAGCTGCGGACCTTGGCTCTCGTCGCCTCGCACGCGGGCAGCCCCGCTTCCGCGGCCAAGGACTTGGGTCTAGCGCCCTGGCAGGTGGAACGATCCCGGCGCGATCTGCGCCACTGGACGCCCACAGGTTTGGCCGAAGCAATCGTCCTGACGGCGCGGGCCGACGCCGAGGTTAAAGGGATGTCGCGGGATCCCGTTTTCGCCGTCGAGCGCGCTGTCCTGGCCGTTGCGGCGCGCGCTGGCGCACAAGCGAGGCGGCGCTGA
- a CDS encoding ComEC/Rec2 family competence protein — protein sequence MRRSLWHDMRLIPTALVAWGASAILVTVRPGPRALMVCAAASLLCAAALLSRVVGQRRRWARVPCGGIKGHCVAALLAVAVIAGLGVWRLDPWLVQLRANPPADPVTVIARVVTEPRHVGGIRAGTKTSWWARIDVAAASTDQRGRSASVLRASVPLTVFGTGPTPAWLAWVECTGTFSVNPGGATDSLRASTVRVVRGPPSWTRWSNIARAATRQASAGLPDDARALVPGVAIGDTSEVSDQLSADMKRAGLTHLTAVSGAHFAILASMLWSVLGFARAGPRVRALAVVVLIAGLVILVRPEASVVRAAGMALVSVVGMLARRRSTPTPALATTTLVLLLADPTLAVSIGFALSALATFGLVHAAPVIEERCHLLPTRLRSEVAVALAAYLVCAPVVILIAPSLYPWAVLANVAAAPLVVPLTLLSAAVVALSPFVPQIAVGLAWLAQWPALWIAWVARATRYLPWAEVRWLGGVAGMLLLAVVAVGCFLIVRQAPAVKWYTQAYVMPLLRWYGGESGKRVCQQPRSERSGRHARSARLNR from the coding sequence GTGAGACGCTCGCTGTGGCACGACATGCGGCTAATACCGACGGCACTCGTTGCGTGGGGTGCGTCGGCGATTCTCGTTACGGTGCGGCCGGGTCCCCGCGCACTCATGGTCTGCGCGGCGGCGTCGTTGCTCTGCGCGGCGGCGTTGTTGTCCCGCGTCGTCGGGCAGCGACGCCGGTGGGCACGAGTGCCCTGCGGCGGCATCAAGGGTCATTGCGTCGCGGCGCTGCTGGCGGTGGCAGTGATCGCAGGCCTGGGCGTATGGCGGCTCGACCCGTGGCTTGTCCAACTGCGGGCAAATCCACCGGCCGACCCCGTAACGGTCATCGCGCGAGTGGTCACGGAGCCGCGTCACGTCGGCGGAATCCGCGCGGGAACTAAAACGTCCTGGTGGGCGCGGATCGATGTGGCCGCCGCTTCAACCGATCAACGCGGCAGGTCCGCATCGGTACTGCGCGCCAGCGTCCCGCTGACGGTTTTTGGAACTGGGCCCACCCCTGCCTGGCTGGCATGGGTGGAATGTACCGGCACTTTCAGCGTCAATCCGGGCGGGGCGACCGATTCGCTGCGCGCTAGCACCGTGCGCGTCGTGCGGGGTCCCCCCTCGTGGACAAGGTGGTCCAACATCGCGCGAGCGGCCACGCGTCAGGCCAGCGCGGGACTTCCGGACGATGCGCGGGCGCTCGTCCCCGGTGTTGCAATTGGCGATACGTCGGAAGTAAGCGATCAGCTCTCTGCCGATATGAAGAGGGCGGGCCTGACCCATCTGACGGCCGTATCGGGTGCGCATTTCGCGATCCTAGCGTCGATGCTGTGGAGCGTGTTGGGGTTTGCGAGGGCGGGTCCACGGGTGCGGGCACTAGCGGTGGTCGTGCTGATCGCGGGCCTAGTCATCTTGGTCCGGCCCGAGGCGTCGGTCGTCAGGGCCGCGGGGATGGCACTCGTCTCTGTGGTCGGAATGCTTGCGCGGCGCCGATCCACCCCGACCCCCGCACTTGCAACGACGACGCTGGTGTTACTGCTCGCGGATCCGACCCTTGCTGTCAGTATCGGTTTCGCGCTTTCGGCATTGGCCACCTTTGGTTTGGTTCACGCCGCCCCCGTCATTGAGGAACGCTGCCATTTACTGCCTACTCGGTTGCGCTCGGAGGTCGCGGTAGCCCTGGCGGCATACTTGGTGTGCGCGCCCGTGGTGATCCTCATTGCGCCGAGTCTCTATCCGTGGGCGGTGCTGGCAAATGTTGCCGCGGCGCCGCTCGTTGTTCCGCTCACGTTGCTCAGCGCCGCTGTGGTGGCCCTTTCACCCTTCGTGCCACAGATCGCGGTCGGATTGGCCTGGCTGGCGCAATGGCCCGCATTGTGGATTGCGTGGGTGGCTAGGGCGACGCGCTATCTTCCGTGGGCTGAGGTCCGTTGGCTCGGCGGTGTCGCAGGAATGCTGCTCCTGGCCGTGGTCGCCGTCGGGTGCTTTCTTATCGTCCGCCAGGCGCCTGCCGTGAAATGGTACACGCAAGCCTATGTGATGCCACTGCTGCGTTGGTATGGCGGGGAGTCGGGGAAACGAGTGTGTCAACAACCCCGATCGGAGCGTTCCGGCCGCCATGCCCGAAGCGCTAGGCTTAACCGATGA
- a CDS encoding helix-hairpin-helix domain-containing protein: MKHMSHGAADADRWGSAGVDSDSAGDRWGSAGADSDSDLDRDNRSLGRSYAVGSRWSLGRIALVAVAFILAGSAVFAWWVGRADPPISVYGGAGASTGDTAQGAGETAQGDDAGQGGSGSMAADPAAGSSGISDQDALSAGTAGSAVETIAVHVVGAVNKPGVVYLRSGARGVDAVAAAGGLKANADARRINLAQPVSDGQQVVVPKRGEAAGTGSNATSSSAGSEGVASGSGQASEGGTELVDINNADAAQLQRLPGIGPAMAERIIAWRKDTGGCKAISDLLAVSGIGDARLEAIKDLITCGGGA, translated from the coding sequence ATGAAACACATGTCTCACGGTGCGGCCGATGCTGATCGGTGGGGGTCTGCGGGGGTCGATAGCGATTCCGCTGGTGATCGGTGGGGGTCTGCGGGGGCCGATAGCGATTCCGATCTCGACCGCGATAACCGCTCCCTCGGGCGTTCCTACGCTGTCGGCTCTCGGTGGTCTCTGGGCCGTATAGCGTTAGTTGCGGTTGCCTTCATTCTGGCCGGAAGTGCCGTATTTGCGTGGTGGGTGGGGCGGGCCGATCCGCCGATTTCGGTGTACGGGGGAGCCGGGGCATCAACGGGGGACACCGCCCAGGGAGCCGGCGAAACCGCCCAGGGCGATGACGCGGGCCAAGGCGGAAGCGGGAGCATGGCCGCCGACCCGGCCGCTGGGAGTAGCGGCATTTCAGATCAAGACGCGCTCAGCGCGGGCACCGCAGGTTCCGCCGTCGAAACCATCGCGGTCCACGTCGTGGGGGCGGTAAATAAGCCGGGGGTGGTCTACTTGCGGTCGGGTGCGCGTGGCGTTGATGCCGTGGCGGCTGCCGGTGGACTCAAGGCGAACGCAGATGCGCGCCGGATCAATCTCGCACAGCCCGTCAGCGATGGGCAACAAGTCGTTGTTCCTAAGCGAGGCGAGGCGGCCGGGACGGGATCCAACGCGACGAGTTCCAGCGCCGGAAGCGAAGGAGTCGCTAGTGGATCGGGTCAGGCGAGTGAGGGGGGAACAGAACTTGTCGATATCAATAATGCTGATGCCGCACAACTACAGCGATTGCCGGGAATCGGCCCGGCAATGGCGGAACGGATCATCGCGTGGCGGAAGGACACCGGCGGGTGCAAGGCCATCTCAGACCTTCTTGCCGTGAGCGGCATCGGGGACGCCAGGCTGGAGGCGATTAAGGACCTGATTACCTGCGGTGGTGGCGCGTGA